TGATAGGGCAAAGAGGATCACAGGCATTTTTAGTCTCCAGTAGACGTACCTCTCGTGGTAAGAGATGGAACTCATAAGAACAATACGTGCATCGAACCAGGACAGGCTGTTTCTTTTTCTTAGAGAAGAAGGGGAAAATACCCATGAGCAATCTCCTTGTGTTGAGTGATAAGAGAGTCAGAAGCAAATACGGCGGATTGTAAAACCATACGGGTCTTACACCGGGGGCACAAGAGAGGGTCATACCGGTAAGTAGTCCGGATCATATCCCTCCAGGAGAGAGAAACCTTGCCGGTGATAACCCGGTTCATCTTCAGGAGGTTATAGACAAGGGGTAAGAGTTTTCCCCGAAGTTTATGGGATAAGAATCCGTAGTAACGAATGTTTCGAAAGTGTTTATCGGGGATATGACAGATAAGCCGGGCAATAAATTCAAGTACCGGCAGAGTCATAATCTCTTGTGTTTTGGTGGAATGGTCAAGGTACTCGTAAGTAACTGATGTGCCATCATAGTCTTTGATGCGAGTTTCACCGATAGGGGGACGCTTGAGATATTTGCCAGGATAGTCAACATGAGCCTTCATACTGTTTGACTGCCCTTTGAGATGGATGACCCATGTTTTCTCAAAGAACTGAGAAGTCCAGGAGTTAAAGAGGGTAGATGAGGTTAAATGCTTGAGATGAGAAGGGAGCTTGAGAAGCCCTTGTTTAAATTCATTCCGTAAGAGGGTAATGATTTTGTATCGCCAGGTGTTTTTGAGGGATTCATGATAGAAGTAGGCTTTGCCGATCCATCGGGTGTGGCAAGGGGAAAGTCCTCCTGCTTTGTCTTTTAAAACCCAACCTAATTTAATAACTTTCCTTAACAATTCTGCCATGCTGAGGCTGAATTGGTCTTGCATCTCTCTTAAAAATGGAGGCAAATTTTTCCAATTCTGCTTTTGATACTTGAATTGGGGTCTTTAAGACAAACCAATTTACAATTTCACTGCAGGGTGGTGTGGTAAGTGAGCCATGATACGTATAATAAGCAGCAGTATTTTTAGGAAGGATTTGATTTGCATTTATCTTTAAGTCGGTATGTGCATACTCTTTGCCCTGTTCTTTTGGAAAATTACTCCATAAGGTTTTTATGAAATCATTTTCTTTGCCCTCTTCCATGAATACAGCAATAACAGCTAATTCTCCATGCGCACCCTTATGCACTAAATGTGCTTCCATATCGTAAGATTTTCCATGTATTTTGTGTTCACTAGGGCAGTGAAAGTGAAACTGTATGAGCTCATACCTCTTGTTACCGATAGATATCGAGCTTCCACACCCGTAATTAATTTGCATAGTATGTCCATTGTTTATAATTTTCAAAGGGGTTGCATAGTAGTGAAAGTTTATACTATCTAACTTGGCTTTTTGTGTTGTGGAAATACCGATTGGTGATTGCATATCTCCCAATTTGCATTTGCAATTTTTATGTATGAGATCGCCCCAGTGTTCTGGTCCACACTCACCCTCGTAACTCCAATGTTCTGGTTTATTATGTTCATCAGATTCGGCGAATAAAGTCGTTGCGACTATCGATGAAAAGAACAGAAATGTCGATGTTAAAACAAGGTATTTCAGTGTCTTCATTTTATCTCCTTAATAATGGATCATGTAAATGTTATGAAACCTTATCAAAAAGCTAAGACAAGCAAATATCATATGCTTATTTATAGCATTTTCATAAGTCTTTTGTCAATTACGAAAATTGTCAGATTGACAGTTAGCTACTCTATAGTTATGATATGGGTATCATAAAACAGAGATATGATAAGCGATTGATAAAATATGAATTTGATTGTAACATTAAACTTGGAGAATCGTAAAGTGTTTCAGTTCCGCGTGCTTACTCAGCAGGACTGAAAAAGTAGTGAATCGGAGGGGAGGAGATTTTGTGATGAGGCGCATGGTTTCAAACGGTATTTTTATCATACTATTAACGGGTGTTTTCTTAGCTTTTGCTGTAAATAGTTATGGAGATGAAAAGAATAATGAAGAGCAATTTTTAAAGAATATCCAGCAGTTAACTAAGCAGGGGAAAAGTGCGGGTGAAGGATATTTTTCTCAGGACGGGAAGTTTCTCATATTTCAAAGTGAACGAGAGCCAGGGAATCCTTTCTATCAAATCTACATACTGAGTTTTGAAACGGGAGAAACCCATCGGGTTTCTTCCGGAGCGGGTAAAACCACATGCTCATTCTTCAGACCTAACTCAGAAGAGGTACTTTTTGCGTCAACTCATTTGGACTCTCAAGCAGAAGCAAAACAGCAGGCGGAAATTGAATTCCGTTCTTCAGGAAAAAAACGTCGCTTTACCTGGGATTACGATGAGCATTATGATATTTTCTCCGCGCAGCGAGACGGAAGCGCTTTAAAACGTTTAACCGATGCCCCTGGATATGATGCGGAGGGAGCTTATTCACCTGATGGCAGCAAAATTGTTTTTTGTTCTCTGCGGGATGCCTATCCGGTTGAAAAGCTTTCGTCCAAAGATCAGAAGCGTTTTGAGACTAACCCCGCTTATTTTGGTGAGATCTACCTTATGAATGCCGATGGCTCAGATCAAAAGCGATTAACCGATTGGCCCGGCTATGATGGTGGCCCTTTTTTTAGTCCGGATGGTAAACGGATTATCTGGAGGCATTTTAATGAAAATGGTATGTTAGCCGATGTTTATACTATGCGTTTGGATGGATCGGATATACAAAGATTAACCAACTTCGGATCGATGTCATGGGCTCCTTATTATCATCCTTCCGGTGAGTATATAGTCTTTCATTCGAATAAGTATGGATTTGCTAATTGTGAATTATTCATCGTAGATGTTCATGGTGAAAAAGAGCCTGTACGGGTCACCTTTACTCATAATGTATTTGATGGGTTGCCTGTTTTTTCTCCCGATGGAAAGCATCTTGTATGGACTTCTGCCCGATCGCCTGCGGGTGAAAGTCAACTATTTCTGGCCGATTGGAATCATGATGCTGCATTGGCAGCCTTACAGTCAGCATGCGCACAGATTCAGTCTCAACCTTCTCAAATGTTTAACATCCCCGAAAACTCAGGCCGGGGAGATTCTCGTAACTCTTTTCACATCAAGGAATTACCTACAGAAAAGAGTGCGCAGGGTTTTTCTTCCGAAATTACCACTGCAGATTTGCGTACCTATGTTCAATATCTTGCTTCTGATGCATTGGAAGGTCGATTAACCGGCACCAGGGGAACTCAAATGGCTGCCGATTATATTGCAGATCATTTTAGGAAAATTGGATTAAAA
The genomic region above belongs to Candidatus Jettenia caeni and contains:
- a CDS encoding transposase encodes the protein MAELLRKVIKLGWVLKDKAGGLSPCHTRWIGKAYFYHESLKNTWRYKIITLLRNEFKQGLLKLPSHLKHLTSSTLFNSWTSQFFEKTWVIHLKGQSNSMKAHVDYPGKYLKRPPIGETRIKDYDGTSVTYEYLDHSTKTQEIMTLPVLEFIARLICHIPDKHFRNIRYYGFLSHKLRGKLLPLVYNLLKMNRVITGKVSLSWRDMIRTTYRYDPLLCPRCKTRMVLQSAVFASDSLITQHKEIAHGYFPLLL
- a CDS encoding carbonic anhydrase — its product is MKTLKYLVLTSTFLFFSSIVATTLFAESDEHNKPEHWSYEGECGPEHWGDLIHKNCKCKLGDMQSPIGISTTQKAKLDSINFHYYATPLKIINNGHTMQINYGCGSSISIGNKRYELIQFHFHCPSEHKIHGKSYDMEAHLVHKGAHGELAVIAVFMEEGKENDFIKTLWSNFPKEQGKEYAHTDLKINANQILPKNTAAYYTYHGSLTTPPCSEIVNWFVLKTPIQVSKAELEKFASIFKRDARPIQPQHGRIVKESY